A single window of Carassius gibelio isolate Cgi1373 ecotype wild population from Czech Republic chromosome A19, carGib1.2-hapl.c, whole genome shotgun sequence DNA harbors:
- the LOC127934929 gene encoding WAS/WASL-interacting protein family member 3, giving the protein MSVPPPPPPPPPPSKAPAQSRSDPPKLQCSEGGGRNALLSDIQKGTRLKKVKQVNDRSAPVFDKPKVKSVDDSGRNVAAGSSTNAAGSAPSAVGTSGLFAGGFPVLKPPGQRDQQPHQNPVSRSGSTASLKQPLCNPPSQGDGFRGSAPDLSPSQKPLERAFTLSKTQSNSSYTAPSSAPPPPPQERPCNRPPPLTTGLPPPPPPQSAKPTRLKSHSIPMTMTPPPQLPPTVPPSSLPDRSSGVFYPPPPPPPSSIPSSSLPDRSSGIFFPPPPPSVPPSSLPDRSSGIFCPPPPPPSIPPSSLSDRSSGIFCPPPPPPSIPTSSLPDRSSGVFFPPPPSPPPPSSLPDRSSVVFFPPPPSLDPLGPPDPASLPDSFACSHPSSAPPPLPQKVPPLPRRPPASTRCSGAPRMAPPPVPPARSPNTELSSRIPPPSPLPQSAPPSSVRNGHLHSLDDFETKFHFHPIEDFPPPEEFRPFPRIYPSKENRVNPQPPARRTHLR; this is encoded by the exons TCACGGTCAGACCCTCCTAAACTCCAGTGTTCTGAGGGTGGAGGTCGCAATGCTCTCCTGTCTGACATTCAGAAAGGGACAAGGCTGAAAAAGGTCAAACAGGTCAATGACAGAAGCGCACCAGTCTTTGACA AACCTAAAGTGAAAAGTGTGGATGACAGTGGAAGAAATGTGGCTGCTGGAAGCTCTACAAACGCAGCAGGATCTGCTCCATCTGCAGTGGGCACAAGTGGACTGTTTGCCGGGGGATTTCCTGTACTCAAACCACCTGGACAAAGAGACCAACAGCCGCATCAAAACCCAG TGTCTCGTTCCGGCTCTACCGCAAGCCTGAAGCAGCCTCTCTGCAACCCTCCATCTCAGGGAGATGGGTTCAGAGGAAGTGCACCTGATCTTTCCCCCTCCCAAAAACCTTTGGAAAGAGCCTTCACACTGTCTAAAACTCAGTCTAATTCCTCATACACCGCCCCTTCCTCTgcccctccacctcctcctcagGAGCGGCCCTGTAATAGACCACCTCCTCTCACTACCGGCCTGCCCCCACCCCCTCCTCCTCAATCGGCAAAACCCACTAGGCTAAAATCACACTCCATTCCAATGACTATGACTCCGCCTCCTCAACTGCCTCCCAcggttcctccgtcctcacttcCTGATAGATCGTCTGGGGTCTTCTACCCTCCGCCCCCTCCACCGCCTTCATCAATCCCTTCATCCTCGCTCCCTGACAGGTCATCTGGCATCTTCTTCCCTCCACCACCTCCATCAGTCCCTCCATCCTCTCTTCCTGACAGGTCATCTGGGATCTTCTGCCCTCCTCCACCACCTCCGTCAATCCCTCCATCCTCGCTCAGTGACAGGTCATCTGGGATCTTCTGccctcctccaccacctccaTCAATCCCTACATCCTCGCTCCCTGACAGGTCATCTGGGGTTTTCTTCCCTCCACCTCCTTCTCCACCACCTCCGTCCTCGCTCCCTGACAGGTCGTCTGTAGTCTTCTTCCCTCCGCCCCCTTCTCTTGACCCTTTAGGGCCTCCTGACCCAGCTTCTCTTCCTGATTCATTTGCATGCAGTCACCCCTCCTCAGCACCTCCTCCACTACCTCAGAAAGTACCACCTTTGCCACGACGACCCCCTGCATCGACACGCTGTTCAG GTGCTCCACGGATGGCTCCACCCCCTGTTCCCCCGGCTCGATCTCCTAACACTGAACTCTCCAGTAGGATCCCACCCCCTTCTCCTCTCCCACAGTCAGCTCCGCCCAGCTCTGTACGCAACGGACACCTGCACAGCTTAG ATGACTTTGAAACTAAGTTTCACTTCCATCCGATTGAGGACTTCCCCCCTCCTGAAGAGTTCAGGCCCTTCCCACGTATCTACCCCAGCAAAGAGAACAGAG TCAACCCACAACCTCCTGCCAGGAGGACTCATTTAAGATGA
- the LOC127935768 gene encoding protein asteroid homolog 1 codes for MGVHGLTSFVEGNRQFFTDMRLRDCRLVIDGCSLYFRLYFNSGLDQARGGDYDTFVELVRQFFAALSECRVQPFVVLDGGMDHTDKKFKTLQERAQSKIRQANALSRGSHGCVLPLLTCEVFKQVLSELGIPFVQCISEADFEIASLAKHWGCPVLTNDSDFYIFDLKGGYLPFSFFQWNNVNGKATERYIPARHFTVNRFCSHFNHMNKQLLPLFAVVIGNDYTPAKITEVFFSRVEFERVPSGRRYGQSSSPRIEGFLLWLSQFTSPVVAQDEVLEILGEQRKGTLRTQLSAGIQDYQLPHSSSLAQYFSSPQPALPDAQGLPAALVSQPEWLLRMVASGRLSSFVLDVLVHQKVLLVAQVENSHLPSSHTSSLSIRKTIYSLLLEKARRDSQTPQGVTHRGRGRGRQSQGKGGQQCDVPCVDEYDRQELNLKKNTVEAHRPNCVPPLTLASLDRASAQVRLQVLLGTLGVMDSVLQPLPPHLCLPVCVTYFWMNNCKPKASHHLLQAILLGLVYGDLCWRRAHPNDPLFGSKASASVCQRLSQLRVIPGQRRGLDLGLAHLLSQWQSCMWAALFLNQLLCFPLPEPQCAWVFSGTLLHGLEAAIRGGRQCESLLAGDAVAWQLYSILLEALMGPAAAAAAAAASRGRGEGQRPAQQRGRGHGGRGRGNEGRGRGSGGGRRGNRSRGMTSSDNALDNRFALLTFDEDQQW; via the exons ATGGGGGTTCACGGACTTACGAGTTTTGTGGAAGGAAATCGTCAGTTCTTCACAGACATGAGACTGCGAGACTGCCGCCTTGTGATTGATGGGTGTAGCTTGTATTTTCGATTATATTTCAACTCTGGATTGGATCAGGCACGGGGTGGAGACTATGACACATTTGTGGAGTTGGTTCGACAGTTTTTTGCAGCGCTTTCTGAATGCAGAGTGCAGCCGTTCGTCGTGTTAGATGGTGGGATGGACCATACAGACAAGAAGTTCAAGACACTACAGGAAAGAGCCCAAAGCAAGATTCGACAGGCTAATGCTCTTTCCCGAGGATCGCACGGCTGCGTTCTCCCTCTGCTTACATGTGAAGTCTTCAAACAGGTCCTTTCAGAGCTTGGCATACCTTTCGTTCAATGCATTTCCGAAGCTGATTTTGAAATAGCCTCTCTTGCCAAACACTGGGGATGTCCAGTTCTGACCAATGACAGTGACTTCTACATCTTCGACCTCAAAGGTGGCTACCTCCCGTTTTCATTCTTTCAATGGAATAACGTCAACGGTAAGGCTACAGAACGCTACATCCCTGCACGCCATTTCACCGTGAACCGCTTCTGCTCACATTTCAACCACATGAACAAGCAGCTCCTCCCTCTATTTGCTGTTGTCATCGGGAACGACTACACACCCGCTAAAATAACCGAGGTTTTTTTCAGCCGTGTGGAGTTCGAAAGAGTACCCTCCGGTCGGAGGTACGGACAAAGTTCCAGTCCTCGAATCGAAGGCTTTTTGCTGTGGCTGTCTCAGTTTACCAGCCCAGTAGTTGCTCAGGATGAAGTCCTGGAGATTTTGGGTGAACAACGGAAGGGAACCTTACGTACGCAGCTCTCTGCAGGAATCCAGGACTACCAGCTTCCTCACAGTAGCAGTTTGGCTCAGTACTTCTCAAGTCCCCAACCTGCACTTCCAGATGCCCAGGGGCTCCCAGCAGCACTTGTTTCTCAACCTGAATGGCTTTTAAGGATGGTTGCATCGGGTAGGCTTTCGTCCTTTGTCTTGGATGTGCTTGTACACCAGAAGGTTCTGCTGGTTGCACAGGTGGAGAACAGTCACCTGCCTAGCAGTCATACAAGCTCACTGAGTATCCGAAAGACCATCTACAGCCTTCTGCTTGAAAAGGCAAGACGGGATAGTCAGACGCCACAGGGTGTCACCCATAGAGGAAGAGGAAGGGGAAGACAATCTCAGGGTAAAGGAGGACAGCAATGTGACGTCCCATGTGTTGATGAGTATGACAGACAAGAACTGAATCTCAAGAAAAACACAGTGGAGGCTCACCGACCAAACTGTGTGCCACCGCTGACTCTTGCGTCACTTGACAGG GCGTCTGCACAAGTAAGGCTGCAGGTGTTGTTGGGAACACTCGGTGTGATGGACAGTGTTTTACAGCCTTTACCCCCTCATCTTTGCCTTCCAGTGTGTGTGACATATTTCTGGATGAACAACTGTAAACCAAAGGCCAGTCATCATCTACTGCAGGCCATATTGTTGGGACTTGTGTATGGGGATCTCTGCTGGAGAAGGGCCCATCCTAATG ACCCATTATTTGGCAGCAAAGCTTCTGCTTCTGTATGTCAGAGATTATCTCAGCTAAGGGTCATTCCAGGACAAAGGAGGGGCCTTGATCTGGGTTTGGCCCATTTGCTCAGCCAGTGGCAGTCATGTATGTGGGCAGCGTTGTTCCTGAACCAGTTACTGTGTTTCCCGCTACCTGAACCTCAATGTGCCTG GGTTTTCAGTGGTACTCTGCTGCATGGTCTCGAGGCTGCCATAAGAGGGGGTCGCCAGTGTGAGTCTCTGCTTGCAGGGGACGCCGTTGCTTGGCAGCTCTACTCCATCCTGCTCGAGGCATTGATGGgtcctgcagcagcagcagcagcagcagcagcaagcagGGGTAGAGGAGAGGGGCAGAGACCTGCACAACAAAGAGGGAGGGGCCACGGGGGGAGAGGGCGGGGCAATGAAGGGAGAGGGCGGGGCAGTGGGGGAGGAAGGAGGGGCAACAGAAGCAGAGGAATGACCTCTTCAGACAATGCTTTGGACAACAGGTTTGCACTGTTGACTTTTGACGAAGATCAGCAGTGGTGA